In the genome of Rhodamnia argentea isolate NSW1041297 chromosome 3, ASM2092103v1, whole genome shotgun sequence, one region contains:
- the LOC115746517 gene encoding uncharacterized protein At4g22758-like encodes MPERAHRRHAAVSRSRKSKPPQPSPPSRAPAARRSPFKHLKPAKRLERCSSAPMLWNCEEDLVGGDPGDLRQSGSSNDGALFSPLSCTDVLASSPSLMGSYSPGRLEGYNKEAKVVVNVTVEGSAGPIRMMVKLGSSVDDAIKLVMNKYKEEGRMPKMDRGHSTGFELHRSYFSLQSLDKSELLGDVGSRSFYLRRTTTGLDTNGFSASFGSGKAVPVSTISPQSPPPIFLFTAFIARKLAKIMRRAHKLWRIIICSQQD; translated from the exons atGCCGGAGAGGGCCCACCGGCGACATGCCGCGGTCTCCCGCAGCCGGAAGAGCAAGCCGCCGCAGCCGTCGCCGCCCAGTCGGGCTCCCGCTGCTCGGCGATCTCCGTTCAAGCACTTGAAGCCGGCGAAGAGGCTCGAGAGGTGCTCGTCCGCGCCCATGTTGTGGAACTGCGAGGAAGATCTGGTCGGGGGCGACCCTGGCGATCTGAGACAGAGCGGGAGTTCGAATGATGGGGCTCTGTTCAGCCCCCTGAGCTGCACGGACGTGCTTGCCTCGTCTCCTTCTTTAATGGGTAGTTATTCTCCCGGCAGATTGGAG GGATACAATAAGGAAGCCAAGGTGGTGGTCAATGTAACAGTGGAAGGGAGTGCAGGGCCTATCCGGATGATGGTCAAATTGGGTTCCAGTGTGGACGACGCGATCAAACTTGTTATGAACAAGTATAAGGAAGAAGGGCGAATGCCAAAGATGGATCGCGGTCACTCGACCGGCTTCGAGCTGCACCGTTCCTACTTCAGCCTTCAGA GTCTGGATAAATCAGAGCTTCTCGGGGATGTCGGTAGCCGAAGCTTTTATCTGCGAAGGACCACTACTGGTCTTGATACCAACGGATTCTCGGCTTCTTTTGGATCCGGTAAAGCAGTACCAGTGAGCACCATCTCTCCACAGAGCCCGCCTCCCATCTTCTTGTTCACAGCTTTCATAGCTCGAAAGCTCGCGAAAATCATGAGGAGGGCTCATAAGCTCTGGAGAATCATCATCTGCTCGCAACAAGACTAA
- the LOC115746520 gene encoding uncharacterized protein LOC115746520 has product MNHRSGHLTASRRPAARGPQVAAVVRTPLDRSLQTFPPESHTDLVRRRGGLISIPRRLVLPPPPAAAGLAKLLLNVTVERSLGPVQVVMAQEKSVRDLIRASVEAYGKEKRRPLLRVSDPRCFELHYSPFSLECLRPEEKLISLGSRNFFLCTKRSTSSNSSCSEEASGNANAPFALTYLMDFLL; this is encoded by the exons ATGAATCACCGCTCCGGCCACCTGACCGCCAGCCGACGCCCCGCCGCCCGAGGTCCTCAGGTCGCTGCCGTCGTCCGGACGCCCTTGGACCGGTCCCTTCAGACCTTCCCGCCAGAGAGCCACACTGACCTGGTGCGCCGCCGAGGCGGACTCATCTCCATCCCTCGGAGGCTCGTGCTGCCCCCGCCGCCAGCTGCGGCGGGGCTGGCGAAGCTGCTGCTGAACGTGACGGTGGAGAGGAGCTTGGGGCCGGTGCAGGTGGTGATGGCACAGGAGAAGAGCGTGAGGGACCTGATAAGGGCGAGCGTGGAGGCGTATGGGAAGGAGAAGAGGCGGCCGTTGCTGAGAGTGAGCGACCCTCGCTGCTTCGAGCTTCACTACTCGCCCTTCAGCTTGGAAT GTCTAAGGCCAGAGGAGAAGCTGATAAGCTTGGGGTCAAGGAACTTCTTCCTCTGCACCAAGCGCTCCACATCTTCCAATTCCTCTTGCTCTGAAGAAGCCAGCGGGAACGCAAACGCCCCATTCGCACTGACCTACCTGATGGACTTCCTGCTGTAG
- the LOC115746519 gene encoding protein cornichon homolog 4, protein MEDLYGWLVSFFAVVALVVVVIYQLMCLADLEFDYINPYDSASRINAVTLPEFIGQGVLLLFYLLTGHWVMALLCVPYLYYNVTLYTRKQHLVDVTEIYNMLKWEKKKRLFKLGYLVLLLFLSLFWLIYSALDDHEE, encoded by the exons ATGGAGGATCTCTACGGGTGGCTGGTTTCCTTCTTCGCCGTCGTAGCCCTCGTAGTCGTCGTTATTTACCAG CTCATGTGCTTGGCAGATCTGGAGTTCGATTACATAAACCCTTATGATTCTGCATCGCGGATTAATGCAGTGACCTTACCAGAGTTCATTGGACAGGGAGTCTTGTTGTTGTTTTATCTCTTGACAGGACATTGGGTTATGGCCCTGTTGTGTGTTCCATACCTATATTACAATGTGACATT GTACACGCGGAAACAGCATTTGGTAGATGTTACTGAGATATACAACATGCTCAagtgggaaaagaagaaaaggctttTTAAGCTGGGCTATCTAGTATTGCTGCTCTTCCTGTCCTTATTTTG GTTGATCTATAGTGCCCTTGACGATCATGAAGAATGA
- the LOC115746521 gene encoding general transcription and DNA repair factor IIH subunit TFB5: MVNATKGLFISCDIPMAQFIINMNASLPASQKFIIHVLDNTHLFVQPHVADMIRNAIAEFREQNSYEKPT; the protein is encoded by the exons ATGGTTAATGCCACAAAGGGACTTTTCATTTCATG CGACATACCAATGGCGCAGTTCATCATCAACATGAATGCTTCTCTGCCGGCATCGCAGAAGTTCATCATACACGTCCTGGACAACACTCACTTGTTTGTGCAGCCCCACGTGGCCGACATGATAAGGAATGCCATTGCAGAGTTCAGGGAACAAAACTCCTATGAGAAGCCGACTTGA
- the LOC115746515 gene encoding ATP-dependent Clp protease proteolytic subunit-related protein 2, chloroplastic, with the protein MAVSLHTQPGLHQPSLSCTTRLYSGLKLQSSSLATVKPNVSAQFYGKVHKSLQCGTSNPRPAQGRVRMMPIGTPRVPYRVPGEGTWQWVDLWNALYRERVIFIGQHIDEEFSNQILATMLYLDSVDDSKRLYLYINGPGGDLTPSLAIYDTMQSLKSPVGTHCVGYAYNLAGFLLAAGEKGNRFAMPLSRIALQSPAGAARGQADDIRNEANELLRIRDYLFSELAKKTGQPIEKVNKDLSRMKRFNAQEALEYGLIDKIVRPPRIKADAPRKDNGAGLG; encoded by the exons ATGGCGGTCTCTCTACACACCCAGCCGGGGCTCCACCAACCCTCTCTCAG TTGCACTACCAGACTCTATTCGGGGCTAAAGCTTCAATCTTCAA GTCTTGCGACTGTGAAACCTAACGTGTCCGCGCAGTTCTATGGGAAAGTTCATAAGAGCCTCCAGTGCGg GACTAGCAATCCTAGGCCAGCACAAGGTAGAGTAAGAATGATGCCGATAGGGACACCAAGAGTACCGTATAGAGTTCCTGGTGAAGGAACTTGGCAGTGGGTGGATTTGTGGAATGCCCTA TACCGGGAGCGTGTCATCTTCATTGGACAGCATATTGATGAGGAGTTCAGCAACCAAATATTGGCAACAATGTTATACCTTGACAGTGTTGATGATTCCAAGAGGCTTTATCTTTACATCAATGGTCCAGGCGGAGAT CTTACTCCAAGCTTGGCTATTTACGACACAATGCAGAGTTTGAAGAGTCCTGTCGGCACCCATTGTGTTGGCTACGCCTACAATCTGGCAGGTTTTCTCTTGGCAGCTGGTGAAAAG GGTAATCGCTTTGCAATGCCACTTTCAAGAATTGCGTTACAGTCGCCTGCTGGTGCTGCTCGTGGACAG GCTGATGACATTCGTAATGAAGCAAATGAGCTTCTCAGAATCAGGGATTATCTTTTCAGTGAGTTGGCTAAGAAAACAGGCCAGCCTATTGAAAAG GTCAACAAAGACTTGAGTAGAATGAAACGCTTCAATGCTCAAGAAGCACTTGAATATGGCCTTATTGATAAGATTGTCCGGCCACCTCGTATCAAAGCTGATGCACCGCGTAAAGATAATGGAGCAGGTCTTGGTTAG
- the LOC115746513 gene encoding AT-hook motif nuclear-localized protein 1-like isoform X3, whose protein sequence is MEGREGVSSSGGVTVVGSDAPSEYHVAPRPENPAQTPGSAAQPAPAPPPPQPVGGELAVAVAGTGMPMKKKRGRPRKYGPDGSVTMALSPKPISSSAPPPVIDFSSAGPKRGRGRSTGSVPKPSFEVENLDCFFTGDWVACSVGANFTPHIINVNTGEDVTMKIISFSQQGPRAICILSANGVISSVTLRQPDSSGGTLTYEGRFEILSLTGSFMPSDTGGTRSRSGGMSVSLASPDGRVVGGGVAGLLVAASPVQVVVGSFLAGNQHEQKPKKQKHDVISTVPLPTSSIPISAAENWSALQPDSRNNKQTDINVSSLP, encoded by the exons ATGGAGGGAAGAGAAGGTGTGAGTAGTAGTGGAGGTGTTACAGTGGTGGGATCAGATGCTCCGTCAGAGTACCACGTGGCTCCAAGGCCGGAGAACCCGGCCCAGACTCCTGGATCGGCGGCTCAGCCGGCGCCGGCTCCTCCTCCGCCGCAACCGGTGGGCGGCGAGCTTGCAGTTGCTGTGGCGGGAACGGGGATgccaatgaagaagaagagaggacgGCCGAGGAAGTACGGGCCGGACGGGTCGGTGACGATGGCGCTGTCCCCGAAGCCGATATCTTCGTCGGCGCCGCCGCCAGTGATCGACTTCTCCTCGGCGGGCCCTAAGCGAGGCCGAGGGCGGTCGACCGGGTCGGTCCCCAAGCCGAGCTTTGAAGTGGAGAATTTAG ATTGTTTCTTTACAGGTGATTGGGTTGCATGCTCTGTTGGTGCGAATTTCACTCCTCATATCATCAATGTTAATACAGGCGAG GATGTCACTATGAAGATAATATCATTTTCTCAGCAAGGACCTCGAGCTATATGCATTCTCTCTGCCAATGGTGTGATCTCGAGCGTTACACTTCGTCAGCCTGATTCTTCCGGGGGTACATTGACATATGAG GGTCGTTTCGAGATTTTGTCCTTAACCGGGTCATTCATGCCCAGCGACACTGGAGGAACAAGAAGTAGATCGGGCGGGATGAGTGTGTCTTTAGCAAGTCCAGATGGACGTGTCGTTGGGGGAGGAGTTGCTGGTCTCCTAGTAGCTGCAAGTCCTGTTCAG GTTGTGGTAGGCAGCTTCCTCGCGGGAAACCAGCACGAGCAAAAGCCGAAGAAGCAGAAGCATGATGTTATTTCCACAGTCCCATTACCGACGTCATCCATTCCAATATCGGCTGCTGAGAACTGGTCTGCATTGCAGCCGGATTCGAGAAATAACAAGCAAACTGACATTAATGTGTCATCTTTGCCTTGA
- the LOC115746513 gene encoding AT-hook motif nuclear-localized protein 1-like isoform X2, translated as MLLVSRAQEFVGFLTMEGREGVSSSGGVTVVGSDAPSEYHVAPRPENPAQTPGSAAQPAPAPPPPQPVGGELAVAVAGTGMPMKKKRGRPRKYGPDGSVTMALSPKPISSSAPPPVIDFSSAGPKRGRGRSTGSVPKPSFEVENLGDWVACSVGANFTPHIINVNTGEDVTMKIISFSQQGPRAICILSANGVISSVTLRQPDSSGGTLTYEGRFEILSLTGSFMPSDTGGTRSRSGGMSVSLASPDGRVVGGGVAGLLVAASPVQVVVGSFLAGNQHEQKPKKQKHDVISTVPLPTSSIPISAAENWSALQPDSRNNKQTDINVSSLP; from the exons ATGCTTTTGGTGTCTAGAGCACAGGAATTTGTGGGGTTTTTAACCATGGAGGGAAGAGAAGGTGTGAGTAGTAGTGGAGGTGTTACAGTGGTGGGATCAGATGCTCCGTCAGAGTACCACGTGGCTCCAAGGCCGGAGAACCCGGCCCAGACTCCTGGATCGGCGGCTCAGCCGGCGCCGGCTCCTCCTCCGCCGCAACCGGTGGGCGGCGAGCTTGCAGTTGCTGTGGCGGGAACGGGGATgccaatgaagaagaagagaggacgGCCGAGGAAGTACGGGCCGGACGGGTCGGTGACGATGGCGCTGTCCCCGAAGCCGATATCTTCGTCGGCGCCGCCGCCAGTGATCGACTTCTCCTCGGCGGGCCCTAAGCGAGGCCGAGGGCGGTCGACCGGGTCGGTCCCCAAGCCGAGCTTTGAAGTGGAGAATTTAG GTGATTGGGTTGCATGCTCTGTTGGTGCGAATTTCACTCCTCATATCATCAATGTTAATACAGGCGAG GATGTCACTATGAAGATAATATCATTTTCTCAGCAAGGACCTCGAGCTATATGCATTCTCTCTGCCAATGGTGTGATCTCGAGCGTTACACTTCGTCAGCCTGATTCTTCCGGGGGTACATTGACATATGAG GGTCGTTTCGAGATTTTGTCCTTAACCGGGTCATTCATGCCCAGCGACACTGGAGGAACAAGAAGTAGATCGGGCGGGATGAGTGTGTCTTTAGCAAGTCCAGATGGACGTGTCGTTGGGGGAGGAGTTGCTGGTCTCCTAGTAGCTGCAAGTCCTGTTCAG GTTGTGGTAGGCAGCTTCCTCGCGGGAAACCAGCACGAGCAAAAGCCGAAGAAGCAGAAGCATGATGTTATTTCCACAGTCCCATTACCGACGTCATCCATTCCAATATCGGCTGCTGAGAACTGGTCTGCATTGCAGCCGGATTCGAGAAATAACAAGCAAACTGACATTAATGTGTCATCTTTGCCTTGA
- the LOC115746513 gene encoding AT-hook motif nuclear-localized protein 1-like isoform X1: MLLVSRAQEFVGFLTMEGREGVSSSGGVTVVGSDAPSEYHVAPRPENPAQTPGSAAQPAPAPPPPQPVGGELAVAVAGTGMPMKKKRGRPRKYGPDGSVTMALSPKPISSSAPPPVIDFSSAGPKRGRGRSTGSVPKPSFEVENLDCFFTGDWVACSVGANFTPHIINVNTGEDVTMKIISFSQQGPRAICILSANGVISSVTLRQPDSSGGTLTYEGRFEILSLTGSFMPSDTGGTRSRSGGMSVSLASPDGRVVGGGVAGLLVAASPVQVVVGSFLAGNQHEQKPKKQKHDVISTVPLPTSSIPISAAENWSALQPDSRNNKQTDINVSSLP; encoded by the exons ATGCTTTTGGTGTCTAGAGCACAGGAATTTGTGGGGTTTTTAACCATGGAGGGAAGAGAAGGTGTGAGTAGTAGTGGAGGTGTTACAGTGGTGGGATCAGATGCTCCGTCAGAGTACCACGTGGCTCCAAGGCCGGAGAACCCGGCCCAGACTCCTGGATCGGCGGCTCAGCCGGCGCCGGCTCCTCCTCCGCCGCAACCGGTGGGCGGCGAGCTTGCAGTTGCTGTGGCGGGAACGGGGATgccaatgaagaagaagagaggacgGCCGAGGAAGTACGGGCCGGACGGGTCGGTGACGATGGCGCTGTCCCCGAAGCCGATATCTTCGTCGGCGCCGCCGCCAGTGATCGACTTCTCCTCGGCGGGCCCTAAGCGAGGCCGAGGGCGGTCGACCGGGTCGGTCCCCAAGCCGAGCTTTGAAGTGGAGAATTTAG ATTGTTTCTTTACAGGTGATTGGGTTGCATGCTCTGTTGGTGCGAATTTCACTCCTCATATCATCAATGTTAATACAGGCGAG GATGTCACTATGAAGATAATATCATTTTCTCAGCAAGGACCTCGAGCTATATGCATTCTCTCTGCCAATGGTGTGATCTCGAGCGTTACACTTCGTCAGCCTGATTCTTCCGGGGGTACATTGACATATGAG GGTCGTTTCGAGATTTTGTCCTTAACCGGGTCATTCATGCCCAGCGACACTGGAGGAACAAGAAGTAGATCGGGCGGGATGAGTGTGTCTTTAGCAAGTCCAGATGGACGTGTCGTTGGGGGAGGAGTTGCTGGTCTCCTAGTAGCTGCAAGTCCTGTTCAG GTTGTGGTAGGCAGCTTCCTCGCGGGAAACCAGCACGAGCAAAAGCCGAAGAAGCAGAAGCATGATGTTATTTCCACAGTCCCATTACCGACGTCATCCATTCCAATATCGGCTGCTGAGAACTGGTCTGCATTGCAGCCGGATTCGAGAAATAACAAGCAAACTGACATTAATGTGTCATCTTTGCCTTGA